The following coding sequences lie in one Arachis stenosperma cultivar V10309 chromosome 5, arast.V10309.gnm1.PFL2, whole genome shotgun sequence genomic window:
- the LOC130979526 gene encoding putative gamma-glutamylcyclotransferase At3g02910, producing the protein MVVGEEEREHLIFVYGTLKRGLPNYPLMEGLMAGNDAVLVGSYSTEEPHPLVLGPNGIPYLINLPGSGQRVKGEVYSVSDRALSLLDDFEGLSVGHYERLPVRVAEVGGDAVEAEAYFVQRGFGEGLWKKKGEVGLKEYGVEEAKEYVRKENRKPGSNAVDEVREFVLSC; encoded by the coding sequence ATGGTGGTGGGCGAGGAAGAGAGAGAGCACTTGATATTCGTGTACGGAACCCTAAAGCGAGGTTTACCAAACTACCCCCTGATGGAGGGACTGATGGCGGGAAACGACGCCGTTTTAGTTGGATCATACTCAACCGAAGAGCCGCACCCACTCGTTTTGGGTCCCAACGGAATCCCCTACCTGATCAACCTTCCCGGGTCGGGACAGCGGGTAAAGGGCGAGGTGTATTCAGTTTCCGATCGCGCGCTCTCTCTTCTGGATGATTTCGAAGGGTTGAGTGTGGGACACTACGAGAGGCTGCCGGTTCGGGTGGCGGAGGTCGGCGGAGACGCGGTGGAGGCAGAGGCGTATTTCGTGCAGAGAGGGTTTGGGGAAGGGTTGTGGAAGAAGAAGGGGGAGGTGGGGCTGAAGGAGTATGGGGTTGAAGAAGCGAAGGAGTATGTGAGGAAAGAGAACAGAAAACCTGGTAGCAATGCCGTTGACGAGGTTCGTGAGTTTGTTCTTAGTTGTTAA
- the LOC130979545 gene encoding uncharacterized protein LOC130979545: MEAIKEQQSSLREGKGEGPTDKKLGLGNVYCKMGEGWTCVITKTEGPDAGKVFLKCGENCSCTIDGETVSKEVNLPPEVEIGSGNQAFCKCGEGWSCVIYKTQGPEAGSGKGFAECAAKCSCSTN; the protein is encoded by the exons ATGGAGGCCATCAAGGAACAGCAGAGTAGTCTCAG GGAAGGGAAAGGGGAAGGTCCAACAGATAAGAAATTGGGGTTAGGGAATGTGTACTGCAAGATGGGAGAGGGATGGACATGCGTGATAACCAAGACTGAGGGCCCTGATGCTGGCAAAGTTTTCCTTAAATGCGGTGAAAATTGCTCATGCACAAT TGATGGTGAAACAGTGTCAAAGGAAGTGAACTTGCCACCTGAAGTTGAGATTGGGAGCGGCAACCAAGCATTTTGCAAGTGCGGCGAAGGGTGGAGCTGTGTCATATACAAGACTCAAGGCCCTGAGGCTGGATCCGGCAAAGGCTTTGCTGAATGCGCTGCAAAATGCTCTTGCTCTACTAACTGA